A single region of the Podospora pseudopauciseta strain CBS 411.78 chromosome 1, whole genome shotgun sequence genome encodes:
- a CDS encoding hypothetical protein (CAZy:GH79; EggNog:ENOG503NYJ2; COG:G), translating to MRFSNMKQAVFFSLLTGSLVQGQFPVATSITSANEILNGFVSFSIEFSSFPDFAGNNSHPNTFSDNLLENIRHLTGTKPYIRVGGNTQDYALYNASLPYALNGTFNPKRSLDYPTTIYIGPSYFESYSTWKDVKFSHGFNLGLGANTSEGWQTLLDTVPLACKALSDGKLYLWGYGNEPDLFSTAAQGPIRPPSWNESAYVWQWQNGTRTIHALVRQHCPDLARESEYGYMAPSHGGVGNRLKAHVSWAAGLNSGRNVRLYSTHNYISGATTPGVTLQSTLLNHTVTARSVNAQAAEYYRIVSLDPGAPPPIFGETNSLYNQGRPGLSNTFGAALWVVDFNLYAASKGFKRVHMHQGTNYRYASWQPIETNVTSIGTKPPYYGNIATAAALGRHEKVEVVSIPLTWHREAAYAIYHGGILSRVVVVNMRGYNTTVDGEGLVPLPNPPKRGSVEYSFQLGGLGKRAGVDVGVTVGYRQKVKVQRLRANGSDAVTGISWDGWSYNYELDQGRPARMGNVTTGEEVEVDGMGRVKVGVEDSSAALLVF from the exons ATGCGGTTTTCCAACATGAAGCAGGCcgtcttcttttctcttttgaCAGGTTCACTTGTCCAAGGTCAATTCCCAGTCGCTACGTCCATCACGTCTGCCAATGAGATCCTCAACGGCTTTGTGAGCTTCAGCATCGAGTTCTCTAGCTTTCCTGACTTTGCAGGAAACAACTCACATCCGAACACCTTTTCGGACAACCTCTTGGAAAACATTAGACACCTGACCGGTACGAAACCGTACATCCGAGTAGGAGGCAACACTCAGGATTATGCTCTCTACAACGCCTCTTTGCCATATGCCTTGAATGGCACTTTCAATCCCAAGCGGTCTCTCGATTATCCGACCACCATCTACATTGGTCCCTCCTACTTTGAGTCCTACAGCACCTGGAAGGATGTCAAGTTCTCTCATGGCTTCAACCTCGGCCTTGGTGCCAATACTTCAGAGGGGTGGCAAACACTCCTCGACACAGTCCCTCTCGCTTGCAAAGCACTGAGTGACGGGAAACTCTATCTATGGGGTTATGGCAACGAACCGGATTTGTTTTCAACCGCTGCCCAAGGCCCAATTCGACCTCCGAGTTGGAACGAAAGCGCCTATGTGTGGCAGTGGCAGAACGGAACGAGGACGATACATGCTCTGGTAAGGCAACACTGCCCTGACCTTGCTCGTGAGAGTGAGTATGGATATATGGCACCTTCTCATGGAGGCGTTGGTAACAGGCTAAAGGCGCATGTGAGCTGGGCAGCTGGTTTGAATAGTGGCAGGAATGTCAGGTTGTATTCGACGCACAA CTACATCTCGGGCGCCACAACCCCAGGCGTAACCCTCCAATCCACACTCCTAAACCACACCGTCACCGCCCGGTCAGTGAACGCCCAAGCAGCCGAATACTACCGGATCGTCTCCCTCGATCCGGGCGCTCCACCGCCCATATTCGGGGAGACAAACTCGCTCTACAACCAAGGCCGCCCAGGGCTATCCAACACTTTTGGCGCGGCGCTCTGGGTGGTAGACTTTAACCTCTATGCCGCGAGCAAAGGATTCAAAAGGGTGCATATGCACCAGGGGACTAACTACCGG TATGCATCCTGGCAACCAATAGAGACGAACGTTACGAGCATAGGGACAAAACCCCCTTACTACGGCAATATCGCCACAGCTGCCGCCCTGGGGAGACATgagaaggtggaggtggtgagcatTCCGTTGACTTGGCACCGCGAGGCGGCATATGCGATTTACCATGGTGGAATTTTGTCGAGAGTTGTGGTGGTTAATATGAGGGGTTATAACACCACGGTTGACGGGGAGGGACTAGTTCCACTTCCCAATCCGCCGAAGAGAGGGAGCGTGGAGTATTCTTTTCAactggggggtttggggaagagggcgggggttgatgttggggtgaCGGTTGGGTACAGGCAAAAGGTCAAAGTGCAGAGGTTGAGGGCTAACGGGAGTGATGCCGTTACGGGGATTAGTTGGGATGGGTGGAGTTACAACTATGAGCTTGATCAGGggaggccggcgaggatggggaaTGTTACtacgggggaggaggtggaggttgatgggatggggagggtgaaggttggggttgaggattCGAGCGCGGCtttgttggtgttttga
- the UGA2 gene encoding succinate semialdehyde dehydrogenase NADP+ linked (EggNog:ENOG503NVW2; COG:E), translated as MLFQKALTSTARIATRSHQFRSPLTSFSRLSSTMAPKLRDPSLFKQNVCYVNGEWIPAKSGKTFEVHDPATEQLIGTCPEFTAEDTRLAISHAETAFESFRHKTGRERSKLLRKWYDLVVENADDLATLITWENGKPTADAKGEVTYAANFFEWFSEEAPRIYGDTIPSSIPGNRVITIKEPVGVCGLITPWNFPAAMITRKIGPALAVGCSVVVKAPGETPFTPLALAELAHRAGVPPGVVNVVTASENTPEVGKELTTNPTVRKISFTGSTPVGKLLMKQCSTTLKKLSLELGGNAPFIVFDDADVDLAVAGAIASKFRSSGQTCVCANRIFVQRGVYDEFASKFAAKVKEFKVGNGFENGTTHGPLIHHKAISKVEEHVRDAEKKGAKVLLGGNKLPDLGPNFYEPTVISGMKVDMAMASEETFGPVAGLFPFDTEEEVVRIANNTTVGLAGYFFSRDLERVHRVAEHLEVGMVGVNTGLISDPASPFGGVKESGFGREGSLYGIGEYQVTKMVTYGGMGKKLQS; from the exons ATGCTCTTTCAAAAAGCTCTTACTTCCACAGCCCGCATCGCAACCCGCTCTCATCAGTTCCGGTCACCTctcacctccttctcacgTCTCTCATCCACAATGGCTCCTAAG CTTCGagacccctccctcttcaaacAAAACGTCTGCTATGTCAACGGGGAATGGATCCCCGCCAAATCCGGCAAAACCTTTGAAGTCCACGACCCAGCCACAGAGCAACTAATCGGCACCTGCCCCGAATTCACCGCAGAGGACACCCgcctcgccatctcccacGCCGAAACCGCGTTCGAGTCCTTCCGGCACAAGACCGGCCGTGAGCGCTCCAAGCTCCTCCGCAAGTGGTACGACCTCGTCGTCGAAAACGCCGACGACCTCGCCACCCTCATCACCTGGGAGAACGGCAAGCCTACGGCCGATGCCAAAGGCGAAGTAACCTACGCGGCCAATTTCTTTGAATGGTTCAGTGAGGAGGCCCCCCGTATTTACGGGGATACCATCCCTTCCTCCATCCCAGGAAACCgcgtcatcaccatcaaagaACCGGTTGGCGTCTGCGGGCTGATAACACCATGGAACTTCCCCGCGGCTATGATCACCCGTAAAATCGGCCCTGCTCTGGCAGTGGGTTGTTCAGTGGTGGTGAAAGCCCCCGGTGAGACCCCCTTCACCCCACTGGCCCTCGCCGAGCTCGCCCACCGCGCCGGTGTGCCCCCAGGAGTGGTAAACGTCGTCACGGCGAGCGAAAACACCCCCGAAGTCGGCAAGgaactcaccaccaaccctacCGTCCGCAAAATCTCCTTCACCGGCTCGACCCCGGTGGGCAAGCTGCTCATGAAGCAGTGTTCGACTACTCTCAAAAAACTCTCCCTCGAACTAGGGGGTAACGCCCCCTTTATCGTCTTTGACGACGCTGATGTTGACCTTGCGGTTGCGGGGGCGATTGCCTCTAAATTCCGCTCTTCAGGACAGACGTGTGTCTGCGCCAACCGGATCTTTGTTCAGAGGGGTGTGTATGACGAGTTTGCCTCGAAATTCGCCGCCAAGGTTAAGGAGTTCAAGGTTGGTAACGGGTTCGAAAATGGCACTACGCATGGCCCCCTGATCCACCACAAGGCCATCTCCAAGGTGGAGGAACACGTCCGGGacgcggagaagaagggcgcCAAGGTTTTGCTTGGAGGAAACAAACTCCCGGATTTGGGACCTAACTTTTATGAGCCGACGGTGATTTCGGGGATGAAGGTTGATATGGCCATGGCATCGGAGGAAACGTTTGGGCCGGTGGCGGGGCTGTTCCCGTTTgacaccgaggaggaggtggtcaGGATTGCAAACAACACCACTGTTGGGTTGGCGGGGTATTTCTTCTCGAGGGATCTGGAGAGGGTTCACCGGGTGGCGGAGCatttggaggttgggatggtgggggtgaaCACGGGGTTGATTTCTGATCCGGCGAGCCCGTTTGGAGGAGTGAAAGAGAgcgggtttgggagggaggggagttTGTATGGAATTGGGGAGTATCAAGTCACGAAGATGGTGACAtatggggggatggggaagaagTTGCAGTCgtga
- a CDS encoding hypothetical protein (COG:T; EggNog:ENOG503NVPC): protein MTENRTEQCFPLLPTTIVLDSQQSPPVSALPPAQIPPAATSSRRDNPGPVDYFSCQDDSSEQFDETGATIDEVVSEWTASSISSRHDSDVSTPFSLTRSLLGLGPQVSADFGFWSPSSAASSEPPSRAPPGALGKRLSGAEYRPTQPLGSPLKKPRLTSLPPNLTGKPPIANPNLLSPLFFSNSARGTRMNHPPGFADPEAAASMMGTQEGQEGFTTLRLPKSVTTASPSRSSGTPGSWSSAEQSNPSRSPDGWPPSNIARLLQGIGVVELLEQDERPTFMIDLNEPANFGPGQLRIIYVNAALKASTELLERLQNETSVGGHTTEFSHFKSWALTLVPDRLSLDGSTVSPPSWAGMNWSASTLRRRFRVVRGNAHPLESKTPTPPSSTNQQHPWAQSGPWTGRDVFAPRERGDYFGPGAESQFRSYSEPRSRAGSIADTVVQSVDDMALVTPPPLMSAPLPQLQTIFDWTRIPLDDPNLGPHHHFARSVDWGSTSLGPVETWPNDLRIMSNMIMGSPHPAALYWGPDFVAIYNEAYIALAGQKHPQLMGSRYKDAWSEIWDSIAPVFDAAWNDGRATMKHDDGLFISRHGFLEETFFNWAIIPLVGSDGTVVALYNPAFENTRRKVSERRMLTLREVGVKTSQARDVKGFWKQLQKGLEYNPYDVPFALIYSVSEDSESEVGSMASGNLSHPPVINLEGSIGVPEGHPCAVPSINLRSSDEGFAHYMRESMVDLAMPVILSLEDGTFPVELIQGLDWQGFGDPCTTIVIFPVHPTTSVDAVVGFIVLGINPRRRYDDNYKLFINLLSRQLATSMASVVLFEEEIKRGQRAARLAALDRQELSMQLHLRTQEAVKSEYRFTRMAEFGPVGLFIADGQGQITFGNESIYRISGNERATSGPDSWMHSIRDEDRPGVEEVWHKLLDEKVAVTHEFRFRGSKRLIDGHSVDIWALMSAYPEKDEYGELKSIFGCITDISQQKWAEDFQKQRRDEAVELKRQQENFIDITSHEMRNPLSAILQCADEISSSLNEFKHGNGPVEQTLGELTVLVESCVEAANTISLCASHQKRIVDDILTLSKLDSNLLLVTPVDVQPIMVVQNVLRMFEAELQSNDITGQFIIEDSYRDLEVDWVKLDPSRLRQVLINLMTNAIKFTQGRPTRSIVIKLGASREAERESGLSYIPPRHPDQRDLTDEPDWADGEKIHLHLAVTDTGPGLDDDEKKILFQRFSQASPRTHVQYGGSGLGLFICRILTELQGGQIGVFSEKGEGSTFAFYIKSRKSDHPQVNLSAAAPTPRPTPPRQMHHSHEPAPQPGQSTPEPEPKPKPITMVLDGPALAGALPKPVREPQNNSPSMDILIVEDNLVNQKVLQRQLQRSGNNTRVANHGGEALIELSKSRFWNKVAAAAENEHPPPPQRQDSEILPDGMGDVKMADEEDEDNDDDKGERNISVILMDLEMPVMDGMSCTREIRRLERKGVLTGHVPIIAVTAYARPEQIENAKAAGVDDVISKPFRLQELLPKIEELVAKYKTLSCEA, encoded by the coding sequence ATGACGGAGAATAGGACCGAGCAGtgttttcctcttctccccaccACAATTGTTTTGGATTCACAGCAGTCTCCTCCTGTATCTGCTCTCCCGCCAGCGCAGATTCCCCCAGCCGCGACCTCGTCCCGTCGAGACAATCCCGGACCGGTCGACTATTTCTCTTGCCAGGACGACAGCAGCGAGCAGTTTGACGAGACCGGGGCGACCATCGACGAGGTTGTGAGTGAGTGGACGGCATCCTCGATTAGCAGCCGGCATGATTCCGACGTATCAACGCCATTCTCCTTGACCCGATCATTGTTGGGTTTAGGTCCGCAAGTTTCAGCCGATTTTGGATTCTGGTCTCCCTCGTCGGCAGCGTCGTCCGAGCCACCCTCCAGGGCACCGCCAGGCGCCCTGGGAAAGAGGCTATCTGGCGCGGAATATCgcccaacccaacctttAGGATCTCCTCTGAAGAAGCCGCGCCTCACATCGCTCCCGCCCAACCTGACCGGGAAGCCGCCCATTGCGAATCCCAACCTTTTATCTCCCCTCTTTTTCTCAAACTCGGCGAGGGGGACGAGAATGAACCATCCACCCGGATTTGCAGATCCCGAGGCAGCGGCGTCGATGATGGGAACTCAAGAGGGTCAGGAGGGCTTCACTACTTTGCGTCTTCCCAAGTCAGTTACTACCGCCAGTCCTTCGAGATCGTCGGGCACCCCTGGGAGTTGGTCGTCTGCGGAGCAATCGAACCCGTCACGGAGCCCTGATGGCTGGCCGCCATCTAATATTGCCAGATTACTCCAAGGCATAGGGGTTGTCGAGTTGCTGGAACAAGACGAACGGCCGACGTTTATGATCGACCTCAATGAACCAGCAAATTTCGGCCCTGGACAACTGCGTATAATATATGTCAATGCGGCGCTCAAGGCGTCTACTGAGCTGCTGGAGCGTTTGCAGAACGAGACGTCTGTCGGGGGGCATACTACTGAGTTTTCACACTTCAAATCCTGGGCTCTAACTCTTGTGCCGGACCGGCTTTCGCTCGATGGAAGCACGgtttctcctccatcatggGCGGGGATGAACTGGTCAGCTTCCACCCTCCGACGTCGATTTCGTGTGGTCCGTGGAAACGCCCATCCTTTGGAGTCCAAGACGCCCACGCCACCCAGCTCCACGAATCAACAGCATCCATGGGCTCAAAGCGGTCCTTGGACTGGCCGTGATGTTTTCGCACCGAGAGAACGGGGTGATTACTTTGGACCCGGTGCCGAGTCCCAATTTCGTTCTTACTCGGAGCCTCGGAGCAGAGCTGGTTCGATTGCCGACACGGTGGTTCAGTCTGTCGACGACATGGCGCTCGTGACGCCGCCCCCGCTCATGTCTGCGCCCCTGCCTCAGCTGCAAACCATCTTTGACTGGACTCGAATACCGCTAGACGACCCAAATCTTGGGCCTCATCATCATTTTGCTCGATCGGTCGATTGGGGGTCAACCTCTTTGGGACCCGTGGAAACGTGGCCTAATGACCTGCGCATCATGTCCAACATGATCATGGGGAGTCCTCACCCTGCGGCGCTGTATTGGGGCCCAGACTTTGTTGCCATCTACAACGAAGCATACATTGCGCTCGCGGGTCAAAAGCACCCTCAGCTCATGGGAAGCCGGTATAAAGACGCTTGGTCGGAGATATGGGACAGCATAGCGCCGGTTTTCGACGCTGCCTGGAATGACGGGCGGGCAACCATGAAGCACGACGATGGTCTTTTCATCTCTCGCCACGGTTTCCTCGAGGAGACCTTCTTCAACTGGGCCATCATTCCGTTGGTTGGTAGCGACGGCACCGTGGTGGCACTATACAATCCTGCCTTTGAAAACACGCGGCGCAAAGTCAGCGAGCGCAGAATGTTGACGCTGCGCGAGGTCGGTGTCAAGACGTCACAGGCCAGGGATGTGAAGGGATTCTGGAAACAGCTTCAAAAGGGTCTCGAATACAACCCCTATGATGTCCCCTTTGCTCTCATCTACTCGGTCAGTGAAGATAGTGAGAGCGAGGTTGGGTCCATGGCTTCCGGCAACCTCAGCCACCCCCCAGTAATCAACCTGGAAGGCTCGATTGGCGTTCCCGAAGGGCACCCTTGCGCTGTGCCCTCGATAAACTTACGGTCAAGCGATGAAGGGTTTGCCCACTACATGCGCGAGTCGATGGTCGATCTAGCCATGCCCGTCATCCTCAGTCTTGAAGACGGCACGTTTCCTGTTGAGCTCATCCAGGGGCTTGACTGGCAGGGCTTTGGAGACCCATGCACCACAATTGTCATCTTTCCAGTTCATCCAACAACGTCGGTGGATGCAGTGGTTGGCTTCATCGTGTTGGGTATCAACCCTCGACGACGCTACGACGACAACTACAAACTCTTTATCAACTTGCTTTCACGCCAACTGGCAACGTCCATGGCGTCTGTAGTCCTGTTCGAGGAAGAGATCAAGCGTGGACAGAGAGCGGCCCGGTTGGCTGCGCTGGACCGCCAGGAACTTTCGATGCAGTTACATCTCCGTACTCAGGAAGCCGTCAAGAGCGAGTATCGCTTCACTAGGATGGCCGAGTTTGGACCAGTCGGTCTGTTTATTGCCGATGGTCAGGGCCAAATAACCTTTGGAAACGAATCGATATACCGGATTTCAGGCAACGAACGGGCCACGAGCGGTCCAGATTCGTGGATGCACAGCATTCGAGACGAGGATAGACCGGGCGTGGAGGAAGTTTGGCACAAACTTTTGGACGAAAAGGTGGCTGTGACGCATGAGTTCCGATTCCGGGGTTCCAAGCGGCTGATTGACGGTCACTCGGTCGATATTTGGGCATTGATGAGCGCCTACCCCGAAAAAGACGAGTACGGCGAGCTCAAGAGCATTTTTGGTTGTATCACGGACATCTCACAACAAAAATGGGCCGAAGACTTTCAGAAACAGAGGCGAGACGAGGCGGTTGAACTGAAGCGACAGCAAGAAAATTTCATCGATATAACAAGTCATGAGATGCGGAATCCTCTGAGCGCCATCCTTCAATGCGCCGATGAAATATCGTCAAGTCTCAACGAGTTCAAGCACGGAAATGGTCCAGTCGAACAAACTCTGGGCGAATTGACAGTGCTTGTCGAAAGTTGTGTCGAGGCAGCAAACACCATCTCGCTGTGCGCCAGCCACCAGAAACGAATTGTTGACGACATCTTGACGCTTTCGAAACTTGATTCCAATCTGCTGTTGGTTACTCCTGTCGATGTACAGCCTATCATGGTGGTGCAAAATGTGCTCAGGATGTTCGAGGCTGAGCTCCAGTCCAACGACATCACGGGGCAGTTTATTATTGAGGATTCGTACCGTGATCTGGAGGTTGACTGGGTCAAGCTCGACCCGTCTCGCCTTCGCCAGGTGCTTATTAATCTAATGACGAATGCCATCAAATTCACACAAGGACGACCAACTCGCTCGATCGTGATCAAGCTTGGAGCATCAAGGGAGGCGGAGAGAGAAAGCGGGCTCTCCTACATCCCACCAAGGCACCCTGATCAGAGAGATCTTACTGATGAGCCTGATTGGGCTGATGGAGAGAAGATTCACTTGCATCTTGCTGTGACGGACACCGGGCCAGGGCTGGACGATGATGAAAAGAAGATTCTGTTCCAGCGCTTCTCTCAGGCAAGCCCCAGAACACACGTTCAATACGGCGGCTCTGGGCTTGGACTCTTCATCTGCAGGATACTGACCGAGCTGCAAGGCGGGCAAATTGGTGTCTTTTCCGAAAAGGGTGAGGGCAGCACATTTGCCTTTTACATCAAGAGCCGAAAATCCGATCACCCCCAGGTCAACCTCTCAGCCGCCGCGCCGACACCCCGGCCGACACCGCCACGACAAATGCACCACTCTCATGAGCCGGCTCCACAGCCAGGGCAATCGACCCCAGAACCAGAACCGAAGCCAAAGCCAATTACAATGGTGCTTGATGGGCCAGCCTTGGCTGGTGCATTGCCCAAACCCGTCCGAGAACCCCAGAACAACTCGCCGTCGATGGACATCCTCATCGTGGAGGACAACCTCGTGAACCAAAAGGTCCTACAACGACAGCTCCAGCGGTCAGGAAACAACACCCGCGTCGCCAACCACGGCGGCGAAGC
- a CDS encoding hypothetical protein (EggNog:ENOG503P2G2) produces MGYRILHRPWRAKRPLYWGMVPELAGIIPLLVLFGVQQPDAWRTLFWRIGSDYKLNSSPTMILYAYANHRPLPTIPFVWSQTLTTFNVAITIVSLFILLAKMIATIMKIFYPIIGTAVGVSLTALYAVSVYGQAGPDYADPRYPSWTPWYIRKSCDLAIPYNAVKSCQMSKGAFAVTVYMLAVYVIQTSFAIWAMWPNKMLDMMDDSDDEEEYGYNSAQKDKGVSVEMTTPVSPEEWGSGGGGYYGHYQQQLQQQQQQQMSGAAGGSSSGGGFTHNPAPFTPRTQAFHTLDRKLPLRVDTYR; encoded by the exons ATGGGCTACCGAATTCTCCACCGCCCATGGCGAGCAAAGCGGCCTCTGTATTGGGGCATGGTTCCCGAGCTCGCCGGCATCAttcctcttcttgttttgtttggtgTTCAGCAACCGGATGCCTGGAGGACGCTCTTCTGGCGCATCGGCTCCGACTACAAGCTCAATTCGAGCCCGACGATGATTCTGTATGCCTATGCCAACCATAGACCGCTCCCGACCATTCCGTTTGTCTGGTCGCAAAC ACTAACAACCTTCAACGtggccatcaccatcgtctccctcttcatcctcctcgccaagaTGATCGCCACCATCATGAAGATTTTCTACCCCATCATCGGCACCGCAGTCGGCGTCTCCCTCACAGCGCTCTACGCCGTCAGCGTGTACGGACAAGCCGGACCAGACTACGCCGACCCGAGATACCCGAGCTGGACACCGTGGTACATCCGCAAATCGTGCGACCTCGCCATCCCGTACAATGCCGTCAAGAGCTGCCAAATGTCCAAGGGGGCGTTTGCCGTGACGGTGTACATGCT CGCGGTATACGTCATCCAGACTAGCTTCGCCATCTGGGCCATGTGGCCCAACAAAATGCTCGACATGATGgacgacagcgacgacgaggaggaataCGGCTATAACTCGGCGCAAAAGGACAAGGGGGTCAGCGTGGAGATGACCACGCCGGTTAGTCCTGAGGAgtgggggagtgggggtggggggtatTATGGGCATTATCAACAACAGttgcaacaacaacaacaacaacaaatgAGTGGTGCTGCGGGGGGGAGtagcagtggtggtgggttcaCGCATAACCCCGCGCCTTTTACGCCGAGGACGCAGGCTTTCCATACCCTGGATCGGAAGTTGCCTTTGAGGGTTGATACGTATCGGTGA